The Streptomyces tendae DNA segment ACGACGCCCTGCCCGACGTGAGGATCGACCCCGACAGCTTCGCCGTGCGCATCGACGGGGAGCTGGTCGAGGCGACACCGGCCGAGGAACTCCCGCTCGCCCAGCGCTACTTCCTCTTCTGATGTCCAGAGCAGCACTGCTCGTCCTGGCCGACGGACGGTTCCCCGCCGGAGGGCACGCCCACTCCGGCGGGGCGGAGGCCGCCGTCCACGCCGGGCGGATCACCGGGGCGGCGAGCCTGGAGGATTTCTGCCGGGGACGGCTGCACACCACGGGCCGGGTGGCGGCCGCGCTCGCAGCGTCCGCCGCCCTGGGCGTGGACCCGGCGGCCCTGGACGCGGCCGCCGACGCCCGCACCCCCTCGCCCGCGCTGCGCACCGCGGCCCGCAGGCTGGGCCGGCAGTTGCTGCGGGCCGCTCGCGCCACCTGGCCGGGCGACGAACTGGACGAGCTGGCCCGTCGGTTCCCCAAGGGGGCGCACCAGCCGGTGGTGCTCGGGGTCGCCGCCCGGGCGGCCGGGCTCGGCCCGCAGGACGCGGCGCACTGCGCGCTCTACGAGAGCGTCGGCGGGCCCGCGACCGCGACGGTACGGCTGCTCGGGCTCGACCCGTTCGACGCGACGGGGGTCCTCGCCCGGCTCGCGCCGGAGGCGGACGAGCTCGCGGCGGCGGCCGTAGCGGCGGCCCGCCGCGTCGCGCACGAGGGGACCGACGCGCTGCCCGCGACGTCCTCCCCGCTGCTGGAGGTGTACGCCGAGGCCCACGCGGCCCGCTCCGGGCGGCTGTTCGCCTCGTGAGCCCCACACTCCCGGAGCGCCTCGTGAGCCCACATCCCGGGCCCCGGCCCCTCGCCCGCGAGCGCCGCGCCCGGGCCGCGGCCCGGTTCACGCTCGTAGCCGCCCGTGTCGGGGCTCGGCGGGGCCCGCCGCGGGCTCCGGGCGCGGCGCGTGGTCCGGGCCTGTCTCCCGCACGGGAAGTCGCCGTACGAGCAGCCCGGCCCGCCTCGTGCGCCGGCACCTGCCCGGCCCGAACCCCGGACGGCCTGGTGGGCAGGACGTTCCCGGGCGCCGGTCCGCAGCGGCACACGGGACGCGTCCGGCCCCACCCGCGTTCGCAGGCGGGTTCCCGAGCCCACCCGCCCCCACCCCCTCACCCGACCCCGACGGCCCGTCTCCGTACCCGACGCGCCGTGACCCTGGAGGTGCCGCATGCATCGTGACCACTCCTTCCCGTACGGCGGGCCCGCCGTCCTCGGCGCCGACGCCCGCCGGCCCGACGGGACCCGGCGCGCCCTGCGCATAGGGCTCGGCGGACCCGTCGGCTCGGGGAAGACCGCGACCGTCGCCGCGCTCTGCCGGGC contains these protein-coding regions:
- a CDS encoding urease accessory protein UreF; translated protein: MSRAALLVLADGRFPAGGHAHSGGAEAAVHAGRITGAASLEDFCRGRLHTTGRVAAALAASAALGVDPAALDAAADARTPSPALRTAARRLGRQLLRAARATWPGDELDELARRFPKGAHQPVVLGVAARAAGLGPQDAAHCALYESVGGPATATVRLLGLDPFDATGVLARLAPEADELAAAAVAAARRVAHEGTDALPATSSPLLEVYAEAHAARSGRLFAS